In Aquila chrysaetos chrysaetos chromosome 10, bAquChr1.4, whole genome shotgun sequence, the following proteins share a genomic window:
- the MSL2 gene encoding E3 ubiquitin-protein ligase MSL2, producing the protein MNPVNATALYVSASRLVLNYDPGDPQSFTEINKLLPYFRQSLSCCVCGNLLQDPIAPTNSTCQHYVCKTCKGKKMMMKPSCSWCKDYEQFEENKQLSILVNCYKKLCEYITQTPLARDIIQAVDCSADLLALLKDGSPLHEETEKSSDTALALCLTHSPVPSTSELTTDPPASFTSIPESTHNIDIRGSVINGLPNCNGLSVDKLGVNIPSPEHANTIDVCSTGEYIKTEDISSSLQPVCDTVSTSDLCTTGIDICSFSEDIKPGGSLLLSVEEVLRSLETVSNTEVCDSNLQPSLEANMTNGPFLQLSPPPLSHNIFMSTDASPHGISCTAATPKVVKLNRKRSRSESDSEKVQPLPISSIICGPTLGASAPVTVKQENKMSLQPIATVPNGGTTPKISKTVLLSNKSMKKNLEHAPKKSHPKAKPGVLKTKDKAKEKVPSSNVMPGSPTKTVYKKPQEKKGCKCGRATQNPSVLTCRGQRCPCYSNRKACLDCICRGCQNSYMANGEKKLEAFAVPEKALEQTRLTLGINVTSIAVRNASTSTSVINVTGSPVTTFLAASTHDDKSLDEAIDMRYDC; encoded by the coding sequence gaaatttGCTACAAGACCCTATTGCTCCTACCAACTCCACATGTCAGCATTATGTCTGCAAAACTTGTAAAGGcaagaagatgatgatgaaaCCATCATGTAGCTGGTGCAAGGACTATGAACAGTTTGAGGAGAATAAGCAACTAAGCATCTTAGTGAACTGCTATAAGAAACTCTGCGAATACATAACGCAAACTCCACTGGCACGAGATATTATCCAAGCAGTTGATTGTTCTGCAGATCTTTTGGCTTTGCTCAAAGATGGATCACCACTCcatgaagagacagaaaaatcttcTGATACAGCCTTGGCTTTGTGTTTGACACATTCCCCAGTACCTTCAACCTCAGAACTCACAACTGATCCTCCAGCTAGTTTTACATCAATACCTGAAAGCACACACAACATTGATATTAGAGGTTCTGTTATCAACGGGTTGCCCAATTGTAATGGGCTTTCAGTAGATAAACTTGGCGTGAATATTCCTTCTCCTGAACATGCAAACACAATTGATGTCTGTAGTACTGGAGAGTATATAAAAACTGAAGATATCTCTAGCAGCCTGCAGCCTGTGTGCGATACAGTTTCTACTAGTGACTTGTGTACGACAGGCATTGACATCTGCAGTTTCAGTGAAGATATAAAACCAGGTGGCTCGCTTCTCCTTAGCGTTGAGGAAGTTCTCCGGAGCTTAGAGACCGTTTCAAATACTGAAGTCTGTGATTCTAATTTGCAGCCCAGCTTGGAAGCAAACATGACTAATGGccctttccttcagctttctccCCCACCTCTTAGCCATAACATTTTCATGTCCACAGATGCTTCTCCTCACGGAATCTCCTGTACAGCGGCAACGCCTAAGGTGGTTAAGTTAAACAGAAAGCGATCTCGATCAGAAAGTGACAGTGAAAAGGTTCAACCTCTACCCATTTCCAGCATCATCTGTGGCCCCACACTGGGAGCATCAGCTCCTGTAAcagtgaaacaggaaaataaaatgtctttgcaGCCTATTGCAACTGTACCCAATGGAGGCACTACTCCCAAAATAAGTAAAACTGTGCTGCTGTCtaacaaaagcatgaaaaagaatTTAGAACATGCCCCTAAGAAATCTCACCCGAAAGCCAAACCAGGggtgctgaaaacaaaagacaaagcaaaggagaaagttCCTAGCAGTAACGTTATGCCAGGAAGCCCAACAAAAACTGTGTATAAAAAGccacaagaaaagaaagggtgTAAATGTGGTCGTGCCACCCAAAATCCAAGTGTTCTTACATGCCGTGGCCAACGCTGCCCTTGCTATTCTAACCGCAAAGCCTGCCTTGACTGCATATGCCGTGGCTGCCAAAACTCATACATGGCTAATGGGGAGAAGAAGCTGGAGGCATTTGCAGTGCCAGAAAAGGCCTTGGAGCAGACTAGGCTTACTTTGGGCATTAATGTGACAAGCATTGCAGTGCGCAATGCCAGCACAAGCACCAGTGTAATCAATGTGACAGGGTCACCAGTAACTACGTTTTTAGCTGCCAGTACACACGATGATAAAAGTTTGGATGAAGCTATAGACATGAGATACGACTGttga